Proteins encoded in a region of the Dasypus novemcinctus isolate mDasNov1 chromosome 24, mDasNov1.1.hap2, whole genome shotgun sequence genome:
- the LZTS3 gene encoding leucine zipper putative tumor suppressor 3, producing MAKLETLPVRTDPGRDPLLTFAPRPPELGAPEPRLAMGSLGSGGAHAPEFALKSVGPRGGGGQGGFAGPRGGGGGAGRERPSRFPSEDKALTASLYLNGELRGGDHTDLCGTVAGSSGGSSSSGSSDKAPPQYREPSHPPKLLATSGKLDQCSEPLVRPSAFKPVVPKNFHSMQNLCPPQTNGTPEGRQGPGGLKGGLDKSRTMTPAGGGGGGLSDSGRNSLTSLPTYSSSYSQHLAPLSASTSHINRIGTAGYGGSGSAGGGPGYQDLAAADSGRASGKSGTASAMGRPGLLGPGEGGGGGLPFTACSPPSPSTLIQELEERLWEKEQEVAALRRSLEQSEAAVAQVLEERQKAWERELAELRQGCSGKLQQVARRAQRAQQGLQLQVLRLQQDKKQLQEEAARLMRQREELEDKVATCQKEQADFLPRMEETKWEVCQKAGEISLLKQQLKDSQADVSQKLSEIVGLRSQLREGRASLREKEEQLLSLRDSFSSKQVSVELSEGEPPAACLKPALAPADPPEPPADALATCESDEAKMRRQAGVAAATSSVSLDGEVDAGGESGTRALRREVGRLQAELAAERRARERQGASFAEERRVWLEEKEKVIEYQKQLQLSYVEMCQRSQQLERRLRERGAAGGASTPTLQHGEEKKTWTPSRLERIESTEI from the exons ATGGCGAAGCTGGAGACGCTGCCCGTGCGCACCGACCCGGGGAGGGACCCCCTCCTGACCTTTGCCCCGCGGCCCCCCGAGCTCGGGGCTCCGGAACCCCGCCTGGCCATGGGCAGCTTGGGCAGCGGGGGGGCGCACGCCCCGGAGTTCGCCCTGAAGAGCGTGGGCCCCCGTGGCGGGGGCGGCCAGGGCGGGTTCGCCGGCCcccgcggcgggggcggcggggcgggcaggGAGAGGCCGAGCCGCTTCCCCTCCGAGGACAAGGCCCTCACCGCCTCCCTCTACCTCAACGGCGAGCTGCGGGGCGGCGACCACACGGACCTCTGCGGCACCGTGGCGGGCAGCAGCgggggcagcagcagcagcggcagcagcgACAAGGCCCCCCCCCAGTACCGTGAGCCCAGCCACCCCCCCAAGCTGCTGGCCACCTCCGGCAAGCTGGACCAG TGCTCAGAGCCGCTGGTGCGCCCGTCGGCTTTCAAGCCCGTTGTGCCCAAGAACTTCCACTCCATGCAGAACTTGTGTCCCCCGCAGACCAACGGGACCCCCGAGGGACGCCAGGGCCCCGGGGGCCTCAAGGGTGGGCTGGACAAGTCCAGGACCATGACcccggcgggcgggggcgggggcggcctcTCGGACTCGGGCCGGAACTCGCTCACCAGCCTGCCCACCTACAGCTCCAGCTACAGCCAGCACCTGGCGCCGCTCAGCGCCTCCACCAGCCACATCAACCGCATCGGCACCGCCGGCTACGGCGGCAGCGGCAGCGCCGGCGGCGGGCCGGGCTACCAGGACCTGGCGGCCGCCGACAGCGGGCGGGCCTCGGGCAAGAGCGGGACGGCCTCGGCCATGGGGCGGCCAGGCCTGCTGGGGCCCGGggagggcgggggcggcgggctgCCGTTCACAGCCTGCTCCCCGCCCTCGCCCAGCACGCTCATCCAGGAGCTGGAAGAGCGGCTGTGGGAGAAGGAGCAGGAGGTGGCGGCTCTGCGGCGCAGCCTGGAGCAGAGCGAGGCGGCGGTGGCGCAGGTCCTGGAGGAGCGGCAGAAGGCGTGGGAGCGCGAGCTGGCGGAGCTGCGGCAGGGCTGCAGCGGGAAGCTGCAGCAGGTGGCCCGCCGGGCTCAGCGCGCCCAGCAGGGCCTCCAGCTGCAGGTGCTGCGGCTGCAGCAGGACAAGAAGCAGCTGCAGGAGGAGGCGGCCCGGCTGATGCGGCAGCGGGAAGAGCTGGAGGACAAGGTGGCCACCTGCCAGAAGGAGCAGGCCGACTTCCTGCCCCGGATGGAGGAGACCAAGTGGGAG GTGTGCCAGAAGGCTGGCGAGATCTCCCTCCTGAAGCAGCAGCTGAAGGACTCGCAGGCCGACGTGTCGCAGAAGCTGAGCGAGATCGTGGGGCTGCGCTCCCAGCTGCGGGAGGGCCGGGCCTCGCTGCGGGAGAAGGAGGAGCAGCTGCTCAGCCTGCGGGACTCCTTCAGCAGCAAGCAGGTCAGCGTGGAGCTGAGCGAGGGCGAGCCGCCCGCCGCCTGCCTCAAGCCCGCACTGGCGCCCGCGGACCCCCCCGAGCCGCCGGCCGACGCGCTGGCCACCTGCGAGAGCGACGAGGCCAAGATGCGCCGTCAGGCCGGAGTGGCCGCTGCCACCTCCTCGGTGTCCCTGGACGGGGAGGTCGACGCTGGCGGCGAGAGCGGGACGCGGGCCCTGCGGCGGGAGGTGGGGCGCCTGCAGGCCGAGCTGGCGGCCGAGCGGCGGGCCCGGGAGCGCCAGGGCGCCAGCTTCGCGGAGGAGCGCCGCGTGTggctggaggagaaggagaaggtcaTCGAGTACCAGAAGCAGCTGCAGCTGAGCTACGTGGAGATGTGCCAGCGCAGCCAGCAGCTGGAGCGGCGGCTGCGCGAgcgcggggctgcggggggcgCCAGCACGCCCACCCTCCAGCACGGGGAGGAGAAGAAGACCTGGACCCCCTCCCGTCTCGAGCGCATTGAGTCCACGGAAATCTGA